The Curtobacterium herbarum genome contains the following window.
ACCCGCCCGTCCTGGTCCTCGACGAGGCGACGAGTGCCCTCGACTCGATCTCCGAGCGCATCGTGCAGGCAGCGCTCGACACCGCTGCCCGTGGGCGGACGACGATCTCCATCGCGCACCGACTGTCGACGATCCGGGACGCCGACGTGGTCTTCGTCCTCGACCACGGGCAGATCGTCGAGCAGGGGACGCACGACGAACTCCTCGCCCTCGGCGGGACGTACGCGACGCTCCACGAGCAGCAGAGCGACCCGGTCGTCGCCGCCCGGGGCTGACCCGGCTCGCGCTGCGGGCGGCACGGGTCCGGACCCGGGTCGCCGGCGTCGTTCCACGCGATCGGTCGGCTGGGATCCGAGGCACCGGGAACCGGGCGGCGTACGCCGTCGACACGGCACGACGCACTCCGTGGACACGGCACGGCGCACTCCGTGGACACGGCACGGCGCACTCCGTGGACACGGCACGGCGCACTCCGTGGACACGGCACGGCGCACTCCGTGGACACCGGGCGACGCACTCCGTGGACACCGGGCGACGCACTCGTGGACAGCGGGAGTGCGCCGCCTAGACTCGACGGGTGCGTTACGCGAACTCCGTCGTCGACCTGGTCGGCGACACCCCGCTGGTCCGCCTGAACCGTGTCACCGAGGGCATCCGGGCGACGATCCTGGTCAAGGTCGAGTACCTGAACCCGGGGGGTTCGTCGAAGGACCGCATCGCGACGCGGATCATCGACGCGGCCGAGGCCTCCGGCGACCTGCGCCCCGGCGGCACGATCGTCGAGCCGACCTCGGGCAACACCGGTGTCGGGCTGGCTCTGGTGGCCCAGCAGCGCGGGTACCGATGCGTGTTCGTGCTGCCGGACAAGGTCGGCGAGGACAAGCGGAACGTCCTGACCGCGTACGGCGCCGAGATCGTCGTCACCCCGACCGCCGTCGCGCCCGACGACCCGGAGTCCTACTACTCGGTGTCGGACCGCCTGGTGCGCGAGATCCCCGGCGCCTACAAGCCCAACCAGTACGCCAACCCCAACGGGCCGCGCAGTCACTACGAGACCACGGGTCCCGAGATCTGGCGCGACACCGAGGGTCAGCTCACCCACTTCGTCGCCGGCGTCGGCACGGGCGGCACGATCTCCGGCACCGGGCGCTTCCTCAAGGAGGCGTCGGACGGCCGGGTCCGCATCGTCGGCGCCGACCCCGAGGGATCCGTCTACTCCGGCGGCACCGGACGCCCCTACCTGGTCGAGGGCGTCGGCGAGGACTTCTGGCCGGCCGCCTACGACGCCGGGATCCCGGACGAGATCATCGCCGTCTCCGACGCGGACTCGTTCGCCATGACCCGGCGCCTCGCCCGCGAAGAGGGGCTGCTCGTCGGCGGGTCGAGCGGCATGGCCGTGGTCGCCGCGCTCCGTGCCGCCGAGTCCCTGTCCGAGGACGACGTCGTCGTGGTCCTGCTGCCCGACGGCGGCCGCGGCTACCTGGGCAAGATCTTCAACGACCGGTGGATGCGCTCGTACGGCTTCGCGGAGACCGACGACGAACGCTCCGTCGGGGACCTGATCGCCGGCAAGGACGGTCGCCTGCCCGACCTCGTGCACGCCCACCCGTCGGACACCATCCGCGACGTCATCGACATCATGACGAAGTACGGCGTCTCGCAGATGCCCGTCCTCAGCGCCGAACCGCCGGTCGTGATGGGCGAGGTCGCCGGTGCGGTGGAGGAGAAGGCCCTGCTCGGCCACGTCTTCACCGGTGCAGCGGGTATGGCCGACGCCCTCACACCGTTCGTCGGGGAACCGCTGCCGCTCATCGGCATCGGGGAGTCGCTGTCGGCTGCACGCAAGGCGCTCGAGAGCGCCGACGCCCTGCTCGTGGTGAACGACGGCAAGCCGGTCACGGTCCTCACCCGCCACGACCTCCTGACCTACCTGTCCGAGTGACGTCCACCCGACCGACACCCGAGCAGCAGCAGGCGGCGGCGCAGCCGGCCGCGACGCAGCCAGCGGCGGCGCAGCCGCAGACGGCGACGCAGCCGGCACCGACGGCCGCCGCGACCCGACCCACCCAGACCGCACCGAGCCTCCCGGAAGGGGCACCCGCGACATGACCGAGTTCAGCACCCGCGCCATCCACGCCGGCCAGGAGCCCGACGGCCCCACCGGCGCCGTGATCCCGCCCCTCTACCTGACCTCCACCTACGTGCAGGACGGCATCGGCGGCCTGCGCGGCGGCTACGAGTACTCGCGGTCCGGCAACCCGACGCGGGACTCGCTGCAGACGTTGCTCGCCGACCTGGACGGCGGTGTCGCGGCCTACTCGTTCTCGTCCGGCCTGGCGGGGGAGGACGCCCTGCTCCGCGCCTACCTGGAGCCCGGCGCCCGCATCGTGATGGGCAACGACGTGTACGGCGGCACCCACCGGCTGGCGAACCGGTTGCACGTGCCGTGGGGCATCGACCTCGTGACGGTGGAGATGAGCGACCCGGACCGGGTGCGTGCCGCGCTCGCCGACAGCCCGGCGAAGACCGTGCTGTGGGTGGAGACCCCGACGAACCCCCTCATGAAGATCGCCGACATCGAGCTGCTCGCCGCGATCGGGCACGAGGCCGGCGCCCTGGTCGTCGTCGACAACACCTTCGCCTCGCCCGCCCTGCAGCAGCCGATCGCACTCGGCGCCGACGTCGTCGTGTACTCGACGACCAAGTACCTCGGCGGTCACTCCGACGTCGTCGGCGGTGCCGTCGTCCTCCGTGACCAGGAGCTCGCCGAGCAGGTCGCGTTCGTGCAGTTCGGCGGTGGCGCGATCTCGTCCCCGTTCGACGCATGGCTCACGATCCGCGGCATCAAGACCCTCAGCGTCCGGATGGAGCGGCACTCCGCCAACGCCCAGACCGTCGCCGAGGCGCTCGTCGCGCACCCGGCCGTCGAGCACGTCTACTACCCGGGCCTGCCGGAGCACCCGGGGCACCACGTCGCCGCGAAGCAGATGCGCGGCTTCGGCGGCATGCTGTCGGTGGCGCTCGCCGGGGGTCCCGAGGCGGCGAAGCGGTTCGCGGAGTCGACCGAGCTGTTCGCCCTGGCGGAGTCGCTCGGCGGGGTCGAGTCGCTCATCGGGTACCCGAGCGAGATGACGCACGCGTCGGTCAAGGGCACC
Protein-coding sequences here:
- a CDS encoding cystathionine gamma-synthase, yielding MTEFSTRAIHAGQEPDGPTGAVIPPLYLTSTYVQDGIGGLRGGYEYSRSGNPTRDSLQTLLADLDGGVAAYSFSSGLAGEDALLRAYLEPGARIVMGNDVYGGTHRLANRLHVPWGIDLVTVEMSDPDRVRAALADSPAKTVLWVETPTNPLMKIADIELLAAIGHEAGALVVVDNTFASPALQQPIALGADVVVYSTTKYLGGHSDVVGGAVVLRDQELAEQVAFVQFGGGAISSPFDAWLTIRGIKTLSVRMERHSANAQTVAEALVAHPAVEHVYYPGLPEHPGHHVAAKQMRGFGGMLSVALAGGPEAAKRFAESTELFALAESLGGVESLIGYPSEMTHASVKGTELAVPENVVRLSVGIEDAGDLVADVQQALER
- a CDS encoding cystathionine beta-synthase → MRYANSVVDLVGDTPLVRLNRVTEGIRATILVKVEYLNPGGSSKDRIATRIIDAAEASGDLRPGGTIVEPTSGNTGVGLALVAQQRGYRCVFVLPDKVGEDKRNVLTAYGAEIVVTPTAVAPDDPESYYSVSDRLVREIPGAYKPNQYANPNGPRSHYETTGPEIWRDTEGQLTHFVAGVGTGGTISGTGRFLKEASDGRVRIVGADPEGSVYSGGTGRPYLVEGVGEDFWPAAYDAGIPDEIIAVSDADSFAMTRRLAREEGLLVGGSSGMAVVAALRAAESLSEDDVVVVLLPDGGRGYLGKIFNDRWMRSYGFAETDDERSVGDLIAGKDGRLPDLVHAHPSDTIRDVIDIMTKYGVSQMPVLSAEPPVVMGEVAGAVEEKALLGHVFTGAAGMADALTPFVGEPLPLIGIGESLSAARKALESADALLVVNDGKPVTVLTRHDLLTYLSE